The region CTTTAGGGTGAAGCTTCTGGAATTCCTTAGCGGCCTGCAGCGTCAGCGGAAGCAGGGCCGTAGAACCGTTAACGGTGATTTTACCCTTGAGGCTGTCCGCTGCTGCGGCTACCCCTGCAAAGGATGCGGTAACCGCGATCACCGCGGTGAGTGCTGTAACTGTGAATTTTTTGAATAGCTTCATATCTGAATTCTCCTCCCGGCGGTGTGCGCCGATAAATGTTGTAATTAATTTGCTACTTCCGGTGAGCCTGACAGTTGCAGCGCTTTGCCGTTCTGAATGACCAATACCTTGCCGTCGCTGATGATCGCCAGCTTGCTCCCGTCTGCCGATACTGCTACTTCCGATACGTCTTCGGCTGTCCGGTACAGTTCAGCCGGAGCTGCGCTGCCCGCAATAGAATAGATTACCGTGCTGCCATCCGCTGTAGTTCCGGAGACTACAAGGCCCGTGCTAACTCCTGTGGACCAATTCACCTCAGCACCGAGGGCAACATCTGTGCTTTTACCGTCTGCTGTGATCAGCTTCAGCGTGTTAGCCGCATTGCCGTCTGCATCCGCACTCAGGTAGGACACGCTGCCGCCAGCCAGAATCTCTGGATACAGCTTGTTGTCAGGTGTAGTAGTCAAGGCGACTGGCTTAGCACCTTTGGTGGTAAGATCCAGCTTATAGAGCTGTTCTCCGGCCTTGCTGAAGTCTACGGTAAGTGAATCTTCTGTGCTATCGGCATCATTCTTCGCAGTACCGGTGATGTTGACAATGTACACTGCGCTTTTGCCGTCTGCCGATATGCGGAGCTCCGACTTGTTCTCTACTTTATCTTCAAGCAGAGCCTTAACCTCTCCGGTCTCTACTGAAATCTGTGCCAGCTTCTCCTGCTTGTCGCCCTGGACGAAATAGAGCGTCTTGCCGTCACTGGACCACACGATATCTGTCTTCACGCTGGTATCCTTGCCGAGCGGACTGATTAGGCCGGTGGACAGGTTGATCAGCTTCAGCTGGCCGGTCTCATCGCTGAATGCGCCCCATTGCTGGTCGGCGGAGACTGCGAAATCCACCGCACCTTCGCTGGAAGAGAACAGATCATAGTTACCTGGAGTCAGGGTGAATTTATAGAGCAGGGTGGATTCAGCGTCGCTCTGATTCGCAATCAGACCGCCGTCGGCACTCCAGTGAAGGGTATCGAATGAACCGGCCGGCCGGGCGAAGCTCAGGATCGTGTGGGCATCGGGCTCCAGCTCACCGCCAAGCGCGGTAACCAGCTTCGTCAGCTCCACATACGTTTTGCTGTTACGCACGACGGGGGCCACTGTGAATTCCAGGGTTTTGCCATCCGCCTGATAGCTTTTCACGCCTGCCTGGATTTGCACATTATGTAGACCTTTGCTGTCATTTAGCTGGATTCCGCTGCTGCTATGCACAAGACCTGCTCCCAGCTCTGCGGCTACCTGGCTCAATGAATAGAGCTTGTACCCGCCGCTGTTGATTGTGCTGAGTGTAACCGGCGTACCGTTGATGCTCCAGGACATGCTGCCCTCTACAGCTGCTGCTGTGTTGACTGCTGCGGCACTTACTTGGCTGCTTGTCGCCAGAACACTAACAGCCCCGCCTGTTACGAGAAGTGCAGAAGCCAGAGCCGCGCCGATCCATTTACTATTCTTCAATTAGATTCACCCTTTTCCTATAGGTAACTGCTAATGTTATTTTCGTCTACGAGTGTCAATTCTGTTGCGCAGGAATGTTATGGAAATATTAACTGTAAAAATAATTACAAGCCCAAACCAAAGAAGACCCGCCCGGGAACCCTCCCGGACCGGCCTATTGTAAACCCTCTGTTAATTCACAATCCACGTCACGATAATCTCATTCCCGCCGCGCTCTGAATCCGAGGGGCTGCCAATAATAGAATACGAATAAGAGCCATTCACTTTGCCGTTAATCAGCAGGTTGCGGCTGTCCATTATCTCTGTCCCGCGTTCCAGCTCCTTCTCTCGTACATACTTCTGATATGTAGTTCCAAGAGCGGCCATACTCTCCTTCGTCTGATAGATCAGCATCGAAGATTTCTTCCCCTCTGACTGTTCACCTTGGGTAAAAGTAATACCTGCCCCTTCAGGAATCGGCAGATCCTCCGGCAGATATTGTTTTGCCTCCGTCTTCTCGTCCGCCAAGGTATGAAACCGTCCGCCACCAGCTGAATGGTCTGCACCGCCGCAGCCGCTAAGTCCAGCCGCTGCCAGCAGCACGCCTAGAGGAAGGAGCAGCTTATGTCCTGCCATAATTTCACCGCCTTTAGTGAATTGGGTCTCAGGATGCCGGTTCACATAGGATGTCCCTTTTATTACCCGGATCTGGAGTGGAAGTAACGGATAATCCTTATAATTTTATTTACTTTGGAGCAAGGAATCATTAGTATAATGAGTGAGCACTCACTCATTATGAGGAAAAACGGAGGAGATTACTATGGATGAGGGGAAGCCAGTCATTGCGGTTACTCGTGTGAACCGGGCTTTTGGCAATAAAACAGTGTTGAAGGATATTACGCTTCAGGTGAATCAGGCAGAGACCTTCGGGATTCTGGGTCCATCCGGCTCCGGCAAAACCACGCTGGTCAAGCTGCTTACGGGTATAGACGAGGTAACCTCCGGTGAGGTCACCGTGCTCGGGGTGCGGATGCCGAAGCTTGCCATGCTCCAGCACATCGGATATATGGCCCAGTCGGATGCCTTGTATACCGAGCTTAGCGCCAAGGAGAATCTGGAGTTCTTTGCTGCGCTCTACGGACTGAAGGGCGGTAACCGCACACGGCGGATCGGGGATGTGATGGAGCTGGTGAACCTGCAGGAGCATCTGCGTAGACGGGTGGATCAATATTCCGGCGGCATGAAGCGCCGTCTGTCCCTGGCGATCGCCCTGCTGCACGAGCCGCCGCTGCTGCTGCTGGATGAACCGACTGTCGGCATCGATCCGGTGCTGCGCCAGTCCATCTGGAAGGAACTGAAGGCGCTGAACCGTAAGGGAACAACGATTGTCCTGACCACGCATGTGATGGATGAGGCGGAGAAATGTGACCGGCTGGCAATGATCCGGGACGGCGTGCTGCTGGCGGCCGATACTCCGGCTGGACTGCTTCAGGCTACCGGCAGCGCCAGCATTGAGGAAGCCTTTCTCTATTATGGAGGTGCACGCCGATGAGAATCCGGGCCATTACCCTGAGAATTCTGCAGCAGTTCATCCATGACCGGAGAACCATGGCACTGATGTTCATCGCTCCCCTACTGGTGCTTAGTCTGATGAGCCTGGTGTTCGGCAGCGATGCCTATGAGCCTAAGATCGGTGTCTCCGGTGGCGCAGCAGTGTTCAGTTCAGCGCTGGAAGCCCAGCAGGCTGAGGTTACCGGCTATGCCGATGAATCAACAGGTCAGGCCGCCCTGAAGGCGGGAGACATTGATGCTCTCCTTACAATGAAGGGGGACGTACCCGCTGTTGTCCTTGAAGGCAGCAATCCGGCGGCTAACCGCGCTGTGATCATGGCGCTCCAGGAAGCTGCGCAGAGCCTCCGGCCGCAAGCGCCGGGCGGCGGGCAGCTCCAGCCGCAGATCAGCTATCTCTACGGCGCGGAGGATATGAAGACGATTGACCGCTTCGGCCCGATTATGATCGGGGTGTTCGTGTTCTTCTTTGTCTTCCTGATTGCCGGGGTCTCCTTCCTGCGCGAACGGACCACGGGCACGCTGGAGCGTCTGCTCTCCACCCCGCTGAAGCGCTGGGAGATCGTCACCGGATATGTCTGCGGCTTCGGCATCTTCACCGTCTTCCAGGCCCTGTTGATCTCCTGGTTCTCGATCCAGGTGCTGGGGATTATGATGACAGGCAGCTTCGGCTACGTGCTGCTGATGACGCTGCTGCTGTCGATGTCGGCGCTGACCCTCGGCACCCTGCTCTCGGCATTCGCTGCCAATGAACTGCAGATGATCCAGTTCATCCCCCTGGTCATTGTGCCGCAGATCTTCCTGAGCGGATTATTTCCGCTGGATACCCTTCCCCTCTGGCTCCAGCGCATTGGACTCGCCACTCCGATGTACTACGGTTCACAGGCACTGATGGATATCATGGTACGCGGCAGAGGCTGGAGCGATATCGCCGGGGATGTGTTCATGCTGATCGGCTTCTCCCTGCTGTTCATGCTGCTGAATGTGCTGGCTCTGCGCAAGCACCGCAGAATGTGAAGGGTGAACGGGCTATGGTACACTAGGAGGAACTGCAAGAGTCTGGAGGTTCTATTGATGGAGAATAACCCTGCTGCCGATCAGGAGCAGCTGGAGCAAGACCAGTGGGTTCAGGAGTTGCTGGATCTCAGCGAGAAGGAGCAGGTCACACCCAAGCAGCTGTCCATTCTGCGGGCGGCGATAGATGTTTTTGCAGAGAAGGGCTTCTCGGCGGCTGCCACCAGTGAGATCGCCCAGAAGGCGGGCGTGGCCGAAGGCACGATCTTCCGTTATTACCGGACCAAAAAAGATCTGCTGCTCGCCATCATGGTCCCCACCATGAGCCGGATGATCGCCCCGTTCGTGCTGCGCAACTTCAGCGGTGTGCTGGATGTGCCGTTCGGGAGCTATGAGGATTTCCTTAAGGCCTTCATGGTGAACCGGCTGGAGTTCGTCCGCAGGAATCTGAAAATCGTCAAAATTCTCATTCAGGAGATCCCCTTTCAGCCTGCGCTGAAGGAGCAGCTGACCGAGAATATCTTCGAGCAGGTCCTGGCCCGCGTCACTGCAATTACTGAGCACTTCAAAGCGGAAGGTGAAGTGATTGATGCGCCCACACCTGCAATTATCCGCTTCACGATCTCGGCGATTATCGGATACCTGCTGACGCGGCTGGTGCTGATGCCGGAGCAGGACTGGAATGATGAGGCTGAGATTGAACAGACTATAAGCTTCATTCTGCACGGGATCGGCGGGAACAAATAATCTTTAAGTACGGTATTCCCCGAAGGGGCGGCTTAGACAGAAGCAATAAAAGGAAGTGAGTATAGGTGGGTTATCAGGTGCCGGAACGGGTAATCAAGCTGCTGTGCGGCAATGCCGCTTTTGATCAGGGAACGGCTTATTATCATGCCCATAAGGTGGACCTAGTCTACACGGAGCATAATGAGGAAGAGGAATATTCCAAATACCGCGCTGAGGTTCATGGGCTGGACAGCCATGAGATTGCGCTGATTATCGACAGTGACGGGGATGTGCAGGGGGAATGCACCTGCCCGGCTTACTACCGCGGCGGACCCTTCTGCAAGCATATTGCAGCTGCGCTGGTGGCGGTCCTCTACCGCAGCCGGGCGGCCGGAGCTGAACAGGCTGAAGATAGGCAGGCAGATGCGGAGGAGGCTTACCCCGCAAGGGACGGCAGTTTGCTGCTGGCACAAGGCAGCTCCGGCCCCTCCGGGGCGGAGCCCAGGGAGCGCAGCGGAGACCGGCAGCTGGTGAGCAGCATGCTCGGGATATTCACCGGAGGACGGCAGCGGCCAAGCGGTGCGGGCATGTACATCGATCTGCGGACACCGCTCCAGGTCGAGTTCATCTGCCGGCCCTTCAACTTCAGCTACGGTAGTACCATGCTTGGGATGGAAGTGAAGCTTGGTCCTAAGCGCCTTTATATCGTGCAGAAGATCAGACCTTTTTTGGAGCAGGTGCACCGGGGTGAGCCTTTTGAATTCACGGCGCATTTCAGCTATGATCCTGCCCTGCATAGCTTCTCCAAGGAGGATAATGAGGTCCTGCAGAAGCTGATTGAGATCATGCTCAATGAGAAG is a window of Paenibacillus sp. FSL H3-0469 DNA encoding:
- a CDS encoding helix-turn-helix domain-containing protein, with protein sequence MENNPAADQEQLEQDQWVQELLDLSEKEQVTPKQLSILRAAIDVFAEKGFSAAATSEIAQKAGVAEGTIFRYYRTKKDLLLAIMVPTMSRMIAPFVLRNFSGVLDVPFGSYEDFLKAFMVNRLEFVRRNLKIVKILIQEIPFQPALKEQLTENIFEQVLARVTAITEHFKAEGEVIDAPTPAIIRFTISAIIGYLLTRLVLMPEQDWNDEAEIEQTISFILHGIGGNK
- a CDS encoding ABC transporter permease, producing the protein MRIRAITLRILQQFIHDRRTMALMFIAPLLVLSLMSLVFGSDAYEPKIGVSGGAAVFSSALEAQQAEVTGYADESTGQAALKAGDIDALLTMKGDVPAVVLEGSNPAANRAVIMALQEAAQSLRPQAPGGGQLQPQISYLYGAEDMKTIDRFGPIMIGVFVFFFVFLIAGVSFLRERTTGTLERLLSTPLKRWEIVTGYVCGFGIFTVFQALLISWFSIQVLGIMMTGSFGYVLLMTLLLSMSALTLGTLLSAFAANELQMIQFIPLVIVPQIFLSGLFPLDTLPLWLQRIGLATPMYYGSQALMDIMVRGRGWSDIAGDVFMLIGFSLLFMLLNVLALRKHRRM
- a CDS encoding ABC transporter ATP-binding protein, with amino-acid sequence MDEGKPVIAVTRVNRAFGNKTVLKDITLQVNQAETFGILGPSGSGKTTLVKLLTGIDEVTSGEVTVLGVRMPKLAMLQHIGYMAQSDALYTELSAKENLEFFAALYGLKGGNRTRRIGDVMELVNLQEHLRRRVDQYSGGMKRRLSLAIALLHEPPLLLLDEPTVGIDPVLRQSIWKELKALNRKGTTIVLTTHVMDEAEKCDRLAMIRDGVLLAADTPAGLLQATGSASIEEAFLYYGGARR
- a CDS encoding stalk domain-containing protein; the protein is MKNSKWIGAALASALLVTGGAVSVLATSSQVSAAAVNTAAAVEGSMSWSINGTPVTLSTINSGGYKLYSLSQVAAELGAGLVHSSSGIQLNDSKGLHNVQIQAGVKSYQADGKTLEFTVAPVVRNSKTYVELTKLVTALGGELEPDAHTILSFARPAGSFDTLHWSADGGLIANQSDAESTLLYKFTLTPGNYDLFSSSEGAVDFAVSADQQWGAFSDETGQLKLINLSTGLISPLGKDTSVKTDIVWSSDGKTLYFVQGDKQEKLAQISVETGEVKALLEDKVENKSELRISADGKSAVYIVNITGTAKNDADSTEDSLTVDFSKAGEQLYKLDLTTKGAKPVALTTTPDNKLYPEILAGGSVSYLSADADGNAANTLKLITADGKSTDVALGAEVNWSTGVSTGLVVSGTTADGSTVIYSIAGSAAPAELYRTAEDVSEVAVSADGSKLAIISDGKVLVIQNGKALQLSGSPEVAN